The Ziziphus jujuba cultivar Dongzao chromosome 7, ASM3175591v1 genome includes a region encoding these proteins:
- the LOC132804554 gene encoding geraniol dehydrogenase 1-like, with protein MDELLEIPQEFYLLSISLGGPMARKISPEILYCGICHSDLHLVMSEAGITNYPIVPGHALDCRRSPESRTKCNKVQSVAAGKATFLGRCKDCFLMKHMTWSKEAESFLILLLRWQQIHFIL; from the exons ATGGATGAGCTGCTAGAGATTCCTCAGGAATTCTATCTCCTTTCCATTTCATTAGGAG GGCCAATGGCGAGAAAGATATCACCTGAAATTCTTTACTGCGGAATTTGCCACTCTGATCTTCACTTGGTCATGAGCGAAGCTGGTATTACCAACTATCCAATAGTTCCCGGGcat GCATTAGATTGCAGGCGAAGTCCCGAAAGTCGGACCAAATGTAACAAAGTTCAAAGTGTGGCAGCAGGTAAAGCCACTTTCTTGGGGCGGTGCAAAGATTGCTTCTTAATGAAGCACATGACTTGGTCAAAGGAGGCGGAAAGCTTCCTCATTCTTCTACTAAGGTGGCAGCAAATCCATTTTATCCTTTAA